ATTAGTGCACATTTTTGATCTTTCAGCCCTACATCTGTGTCACTGTCCATTTTGTCCGAATGACGAAACTCATTATTTTACATAACTGTCTATCTCTCACGCTTGCTCTGCAGCGGTTATGCAGCATCGGATGATGAAGGAGGCACAGAAGGCCATGTCTCCCTGGATGAATGGTGGTCAGCCTGTCTACGCGCCCATGAGCTCCCATAGCTCCTATCAGATGAACCCAATGCTTTATGCAGGTTAGAGCTTTATCCTGTAATGTTAAGCGATAGTACACCCATGGGCAGTCATACCTCCCAGTTTGTGTACAGGTAAATCAGCTGTctcaagcaagcaagcaaacaaacacaggtGAAAACAGTCTAGTTGGCAGAGGATCTGTAAATGATCTAAAGTGCTTGGCAGAGGTGAATAGAGATGCACTatacttgttgttgttgttgtttagacAGTGACAAATGTGATTGTTTATACAATCCCATAAATCTTATAAATCCTGGTGTGATTGCTCTATTTCGTTGGCTAGGCCCTAACTCTGGAAAGATGTCGATGACCCCCATGCCTCTCCCGACTCCCCAGCCTCACCACCCGCCCAGCATGCATGGAAACGGCAGCCTGGCTGCAGAGAGCGGCCGCGGCACCAATCACGTGCTGGATTACCTGGAGAGCCAGGTGCACGGTATGGATGTGGCCAGTCCCCTGCTACAGCCCCAGCTCTCTGTTGCCCCCCACCACCAAATGCCCCCGCCACCCCAGCACATGCCTAAACATGTGCCTTTCTCCGCTGGGCCTCCCAGCATGCTCTCTGCCCTGGATGATGGCCCGATGACCCGCAGACCGCCACCCAGTGGCAACCGCTGGGACTACGACGATCGTTCGCGCCCCCCCATGAGCCGCAGTTACAGCCACGAGGACATGCTGAGCGATCATGGCAGGAGAAGCAACCCCAACGAGAGGGCCGGATATCGCCCGAGGTCCCGTTCCCGTGACAATCTATTCGACATGCCCCAGAGGCAGGAAAGGCGGTATTCGCCGCCTGCTGGGCGACGACGTGGATCGTGGAGTTCCGCCAATGACGAGGATAGCAGGAGAGGAGGCGCGAGAGGAGGTCGAGGGGGACGCTCGGACAAGCCCCCGAGTTACAACGAGTACGAGCCGGGTCAGAAACCACCCAGACGCCCGGACCACTACTCGGTAAGGGGTAAGAAACGTGAAAATAAAACGCACAAAAACATGCAGTGGTAAGAAAAATGATGTgaacagacctctgaagttcaacTACAAAAGGACCCAAAGCtgtcatctttgcccatataaggagatccggacGGTAACTGGATCtctttatatgggcaaagatggcggCTTTTGTGTCCATGTCATGGataaacttcagaggtctatcgACTGGTTTCCTGCATGTGGTTGGTCATGAAATGTTATATGATCATTGTCTAAGTCACTTGACAAACATGATTTACTTTTCATTATTGTCTTGTTTTGGACACACAACACTAAAGCATTCACAGTACTGATGGGGAATTTCAGTGAACCCTTGGAATTATTAACTGATTTTTAACCTTGGCAGCAATAACCCCAATGAAACATTGttagttagcctatagctccctTTTAGCTTTCAGAGGTTAAAATCAGACAACTGGTATAAAACccattatgctaagctaggctaacggtgTCAGAGTGGGTTATTGCACGCACAGAGAAGAGATGGCAAGGTGtgctcttatctaactctgggttaGATGGCAAATAAGATAATGTCCCAAAAAGTTTCTGAGttcttttaagtgtttttttgtgaGGTAGAGGAAGTACCTCCAACCAACATGCTCAAACTTGTTTTACTGATGTAACACCAGATATTCTGACCTAAATGAGCTTTTGTTGAAGCCATTCAGCTTGACGTTCACTTTCTTTTTCCAATTGACATTGGGAATGTTTGAATTATGTATTCAAAATGGAGAAAGATCTAATATAATAATGAGTGCGCCATCAGTGACAACACAACACCCTCCATAGCCTTGTCTGTATAAACATATGCAGCTCTATGTAGCCTAGGTTAACAGTTCAGAACCAGTTACACAGTCTaacacagtggttctcaaagtgtggggcgggccccactagtggggaagaGACATGTCAGGTGGGGCGCAATAAACAAAAGgaaattttgttttgtttgatcttatctttaatgcctttctttttttgacaaggaagatcatagattcaaaacaaagtagctacacacaaacataggagtcataaacagaccgacatatgaattaaaatgtaaaaatagcaTCTGATCCAGTGGACCGAGACAGGAAATGCAACGTGGAACCATTTTTTAAACATTATcattttaatgttattttaagTTAATGGGGTCAGGTGAGGCTTGAcaattccccacctccaaagtggggaatgactaaaaaatgtttgagaaccactggtctaacAGACACTTTTCTTTGTTTTCCAGGACAAGAGTTCTCGCAGCGGTACCATAGTGATCTGATATGATCTATGACCTCCTTCACTACGATGCTCACGGAGTGAAGTTACAGACTTTCTGCCACATGCAGATCCAGTCAAACACGCTGTATCCTCACCTTGTATGAAGCTTAAGTAAACGTGCAGGGAATGTCCGCTACGGAGGACAAAATGGTCAGCTATTTGTACCTCCTTCTACTATATTGAGGCACTGTTTTTTAaacaattttttatttttatttgcctAATCAGTTTGTGGTTACTGTGCACTTTGTCTTGTAACATGTTTTAGGACATGGCTGCACCTTGAGAATACCTGTAAATAacagtttatttttatttttatttttattttatttaacattTTACTGGTCGTTCTGTGACCTCAGGTTACCcatctgatgatgatgatgatgatgacaaagtTGATGGtggtaatgatgatgatgatgatgattgttattattattattattattattattatgttgatgatgataacatgtttttttattttttcaaatgtatgaTGATGAAATTTCTCTCAAACTATGTTTGGTGATGGGTTAACTAATCGGAGTCTTATTATACTGCAACAGACATACTCTTAAATACAATCATGTTGAATAGGCGTGATCTCAAAACGCCTACTTGAATGAGCTCACTGAATAAACTCATCCTGTGCTGACGAAAGAAACCAGACATAACGACTTTTAAACCCCATTTCCAAAACAGTTGGAGATGGGTGTATTTACCCATGTGAATCGTAAATGTGCATGTGAATTGATCTATCAAACTCTTATTTTTGCACAAATTTAAAATAACTGCCCAGCTCGTCTTTTAATTCAATTTAGCATTGGTTACTAGgtttacttgtttttttttaatgtaaataTTGTTGTACATTATTGATTTGTTTCATTGTCATTGCTTTTCACCAAGGCACCAGTCTCCCCTTAGTTTTTATGTGTGACTTGAGCTAGATGTCTCAGGAGCTTCGACATGGTACAGATAAACCCACTAAATATCTAATGGTAATTATCGGCATTGGCCCTTTGAAAGAAATACATATTGGTTAACCCCAATTTGCTCTAGTAGATCTATGTGTATGGACAATCCCACAATTTGTGTACAGAGGATTTTTTAAATCAGTTAACAGACAGAAGGTACAGATCACATCTTCCTCTGCGGCCACTACTGGGTTCACCTGGGCCAAGCTGCTGTCAGTGGTGCACGAGCTGGCCAGTTTGGAGCAGGACCAGGGGGCCCTGGGCTTTGTTGGGAGTTTGTCGCACCATCATAACAAAGCCCTAAAAAACAAATGGGTTGGTTAACTTCTGTTCAGTCAAATTCCATGCATGTGTCAGTGAGACCTTTTATATCACTGTTTTGAATGACACAATTTGTAATGTGCGATTGTAAAGCTATGTCCAATTTAAATGCCAAGCTGATCTATGCCAATAAAcatatttaaataaatgtacTGAATCCAAAGTTACTGTTCTCTGCCATTTTCAGGAGTGGATGATCtaatgcagtggttctcaaccttttttcagtaatGTACTCCCTgtggaatatttttttcagccaagtaccccctaaccagtgcacaagaattaccgctacgcttcaaccacgactccatcgtttgagttttgacagtgattgacaggtgatgatggcgggtggcatgtgacaggttgggtcgaaccatcctggtatgggggggactctgggtttaagataatgaaattgaatagcctactgaaatataaaattcattttatgaacttatattttcctgaaatatttattaaataattgtttttaaagtgtttttgcatggattctactttttaaatatatgtatattttaaaatctcacgtaccccctggagtgccttcacatacccccaggggtacacgtacccccatttgagaaccactgatctaatgTGATTTTGTGAGGGATGTTCTTTGCTGATGCAGGGGTATGGCTGCTGCAGCggtgcttaaaggagaattctggcaaTATTTCACATAGATGTCTGTCTCTCCAGGCCACAGAGTACTGTTAATACCAGACACTGTCAAGACCAGGGAGCTAATCCTAGATTTTAGGAGCAAGCTCCCCCTCTGCAACCTCTGTGGATTAAAGGCAAGGTAGTGGACCGTGTTGACAGCTTTAGGTTCATGGACCTGCACATCTCTAACAACCTGAGCTGGTCAGCAAACATCACAGCCACCATCAAGAAGGCTCAGCAATGGCTTTACTTCATCTGGGCCCTGAAGAAAGCTGGCCTGAGTCATCAGCCTCTTGTACAGGCCCACAGAGGTCTGGTGGAGAGTGTCCTTACCAGAGGTAACACTGTAGTATGGCAACACTACAGTGAAGGAAAAGGAAGGCCCTGCAGCGCACCATCAAGACTGCACAGAGGATCACTGACACACAACTCCCCTCCATAGACACCTTGTTCACACAGTGCTGTAGGGGCTAACTGGAAGCTCTCCTCAAGGACTCACATCATCTCGCATACTCTGTTTAGATGGACAGAGTCCAAATagcaactgtaggatgacatTAGAAAAATATGCAGTGATCTCTTCATTTTGATCATAaccatatgtgtatatgtgtgtgtgtgtgtgtgtgtgtgtatgtatgtatatatatatatatatatatatatacacacacataccggggtggtggtagtgtggttaaggagctgggctagcgtgcagtagcctgaaagttgtcggttcaattcccggcttccaccgttgtgcccttgagcaaggcacttaaccccaagttgctccggggacaatgtgatcccttgtaatatagctgacatatgtaagtcactttggtcaagaagtgtctgctaaatgtaatgtaatgtaatgtagaggtgctggtcatataattaccAATAATTATAAGCAATAATTATTAATTatcaaaaagttgatttatgtcagtaattccattcaaaaagtgaaacttgtatattatattcattcattacacacgactgatatatttcaaatgtttatttcttttaattttgatgattataactaatgaaaatcccaaattcagtatctcagaaaattagaatattgtgaaaaggttcaatattgaagacacctgtgccacactctaatcagctaactaactcaaaacacctgcaaaggcctttatatttttatattcctctttttagtcaactttagcagaggtgttaAATTGctgttatatttatttatgtagaCCTGTGTCCTTAACACTCTTTACATACACTTTACCAATCTTGTGTTTCTAttgttttatattgtgtttttacATTGTTCTTTCTATCGTTGTGACTGTGAGACCTGAACAAGAATTCCAATGCATGTACTTGTACCTGGGCAAacaaagatgaactgaactgaaccgAACGGACACCGCTAGACAAGTCACATTGGTGGAATATCAGTCCTTCACCAGTTAGAACAATATCTGCCTCAGAGCCGTAGGCCTATATCTGATTTGCCTGTTTGGAGCCTGTTTGATCTGCCTGCAAGTTCCTGATTTTTTTTCTACTACTATTCTATACACCTTTTTAATCTCTGGGTGTTTGGCCTTATCACGTAAAAGGAATGCCACCTGTTAACCTCAGCATGTACCGTAGGTCTTTACAGTAATTCAACCCACaggcagagtaggcctaggctataacttAGCCTAGTAGACAAGCAACCCTCCACCCAGGCATGAAATTCATAGCCAGTGTTGACTATAATTTGGTTAATGAAAGTGAAAGAGGTAGGCCTTTGATTTTCAGTTTCAATATAGCAGCCCACATAAACCTTTGAGGGAAATTCACTCTAAATTGGTAATTTCTTCAGTCTGTATAGGAACATTGAGCCATTAGTTGGTGCCCCTTGGTGTGGAAAAACATGGAGAAACGTTTTTATTTCTTCCAGGGACAAGAAAAGTAGGCTACCACAGTTTACTGACATGACACCACCGCCAAAAACATCTGGAAACTCTGTTGCGCACCTATGCACACGACTAAACTTGTTTTTTGAACCCGGACACCGCAAACCGGTGCTAAATTTCAGATTATGAAAAATATATGTGCTTCACTCGGTACGGAAAAGTTCCAGTCGAATTTCAATCACGCTTGTCCAGTGCACGCAGTCGAATTCAAGCACTCTTTACACTGCTTCCTGCGCAGCATTTTGACCAACGTTTTTGTGAGGCATGCAGTGCAGAAGTCTCTCATCAGAATTCCCTACAACTTAAGGTTCACAGACAGTGACCTTAGAGAGAAAAAGTGCTTGGCTAGACATCGTGGGCCCTCACCTGTCCTACCTACTACAGATAAGCTCTCAGCCCTGCTGTAATCTACAATCCTCCTCGCTGCAACTGCGGCTGTGCAGTGTGGCACCGCGACGCGCATCAAAACGTCGCGTAAATGATGACGTGGTGCTAAGTAAGGCTCGTTTTTGCCACGTCGGTTTCTGCGCTGTGTGAACTCAACTGGTGCACTGCAGATGCTTCTAACTTAACTTTAAAACTCAGTATTTGCCATTTTCAGAACACAGGGAACGATATTGCAAGCGGTTTTGTTTACACAAGCTTCCAGTCTGATCCAAGATATCATCCAATGGATACAAATGTTCTTCCCAACTTAATTTGTTGGTAATTCACTGATGTCTTTTAGTCTACACCACCAGCTCCTGGCGTTAATTGTCACGGTAAGTAATGTGTTTAACAGGTTGAATACAATGTTAATATTTTTTACCCTATCTATGACGGTGCATTAACTATTAGCTAACGTCACTTTACCATGCATTTTGCTAATCAGTCAAATTAGCTTGGACAGGTCCCTGTCCTAGGTCAACTTTAGCAGAATATGGTCATGAGGCCAGGTTTGACGCTTTAAAGCTACGGGCTCAAGTTTGCTATAACGTTACATTACTGTTACTCATAATTGTGAGTGGTTGGGTATTCTGCTCCGTAACTATCCAACCATGCTGACCAGTTTTAGGTAAAGAGAGGGGTTGACTGCATAGACTCCGATTAATGTTTATAACGGTGCTGAAACCGTTACCCCCAACACGGGAAAAATacgtttatttgtttttaattgtcgTTAGTAATACTAGTTCCTGGCCTAAATTAAAGGCTATCTAAATGGCTTTTCATGATACAACTTCTAAACCTAACTGACTGTGAAATCTGTAACCTTTTCGCACTTTTGTACATCTTGATAGCGTTTATTGGTCAACGATTGTTATTGTCTGCTTGCGTGAAAGTAAAAGCCAATCGCACTTCAAACATGGCATATAGTTCTATTCAGAGGTAGTAAAATGTCCGCTACTAACTGCCATGCAATGTAGCCAAAATAGAGGAACCgaacaaatacacaaaaaggATGCTTGACCCTCCCACCCCCTTGTGTCGCACCgaacacaaaaaagaaaatgaaagcgCCGAAAGAACAGCAGAAAGATGTGGTCGACTCCAATCAATACATGAGCTGGAACCTTAttataccaacattattgtgtcaaaatattttttattttcagagGCGTGGAGGCAGGGGGTAATAAACAAATCTGTTTTATAACTTATAGCCTATGTTTAATATCATAGTGGTGTGGGGATCATTTCTCATAGTAAGTAGAATGCTGCGAGAGAAAATTGTTTGAGAAACACTTCCTTATTGAATTAAGGTAAGATTATAAACAAAAAACGTATTGTACATTaataaattatattatattattattattatatagatTTTTTTTGGCTACTAGGCTCCCCCAATAGTTGTGGAGTATGTAGtttgtattttacacaactGTCCTGTGTAGGCTACCACTCATGACTTGCTGTTGTAAAAAACTTCCATAGGATTGCTAAGCAATGATCAacatgctcgctctctctctctctctctctctctctctctctctctctctctctctctcacatacacacacacacgcacacacacacacacacacagtgtgtttaACTAGTGTCTGGAGCGACGCTCTGACTGGTGGTTAGGATTCGAAACAGGGGACTTACAggtattacattaatacacaggattagatgttaaaatcccttgtgccaaaatccaaggtaaaaacacattcagaagcccctgctcaagtttaactttaaaaagcacactacccacaaatccgccaacaaatggtcacaaacacaatacaaatggcccatccaacagcagtatatagtatgcggcatgtcattggggttatcaagtgggcaccctcattcaccgatgtttcgttaagttaggcccacgacacctcatgaaggcttaacagtgaaaccggcgtcctggagacactcccctccatgctgccaccatattaccacattgaaatatccaatacccaaaatactcttaaccagcccaggcatggtcaaggttggctaggttggtccgtcccgttgatgtggactgaaccatagccataaaaaccctggccaaccaaccatcaacctaggcacagcccatcacaaacacaaaacaaattagccagttagcttaggcccaatcacaaacacaaaacaaattagccagttagcttaggcccaatcacaaacacaaaacaaattagccagttagcttacgccccatgctgccaccatattaccacaacaaacatccaaatacccttaaccaacctaggcattTTCAGAAAACTGTTTTACAGCTCCTTTCAGTGACCGTCCTCGGAAACCAAAATCCAACAGCAGTATTGTGGGTGGCTTTGCTACAAAACCTATTTCTACTGGACTTCTGCGTGCTTGCCAGACACGTTCCCTTACTTGTGCTACCAGACCTGCATACTTTACTACTTCCTTTTGAAGGCTTCCTCCATCTTATCTTCAAAGAGAATAGTTAGCTCAATAAAGTAGACGATGCGCTCGCACTCTTAAGTACAACACCATGTCTGGTCTCAAAGCAGTCACAGTAATACGTTGTGGAggttgcagttgccttccaacATCCCAATCCTGAACTTTGCCCGATGGTCACTTCTGTCCCTCCTTCACAACAAAACTCTACTGTCCCTGTCAATCGCCAGTGAAGAGTTAACAATAGAACAGCCAAAAATGTCAAAACTACTAATACTACCAAGGTGGTCATTTTGACTGTTggaatttaaatttaaatgcag
The Alosa sapidissima isolate fAloSap1 chromosome 23, fAloSap1.pri, whole genome shotgun sequence genome window above contains:
- the ildr1a gene encoding immunoglobulin-like domain-containing receptor 1a isoform X1 — its product is MTIGCFSFIRLYTVLHLSETMARRIGLLTLLLVGFMHTEVSAIQVIVPQTDRSTALFASVILRCDYSTSASQQDVLVTWRFKSFCQDPVLEYYSTAYQSALQLGQDPSNDCPDRQRTVRTVVQKRGSNEATLGSDYRERKISIQNKADLVINEVMWWDHGVYFCSVDAAGDTSGDSDKEIKLIVYHWLTVLFIVLGAFLLIILLCVCCCQCCPQRCCCYVRCPCCPRQCCCPEKAVMQHRMMKEAQKAMSPWMNGGQPVYAPMSSHSSYQMNPMLYAGPNSGKMSMTPMPLPTPQPHHPPSMHGNGSLAAESGRGTNHVLDYLESQVHGMDVASPLLQPQLSVAPHHQMPPPPQHMPKHVPFSAGPPSMLSALDDGPMTRRPPPSGNRWDYDDRSRPPMSRSYSHEDMLSDHGRRSNPNERAGYRPRSRSRDNLFDMPQRQERRYSPPAGRRRGSWSSANDEDSRRGGARGGRGGRSDKPPSYNEYEPGQKPPRRPDHYSVRGQEFSQRYHSDLI
- the ildr1a gene encoding immunoglobulin-like domain-containing receptor 1a isoform X2, which translates into the protein MTIGCFSFIRLYTVLHLSETMARRIGLLTLLLVGFMHTEVSAIQVIVPQTDRSTALFASVILRCDYSTSASQQDVLVTWRFKSFCQDPVLEYYSTAYQSALQLGQDPSNDCPDRQRTVRTVVQKRGSNEATLGSDYRERKISIQNKADLVINEVMWWDHGVYFCSVDAAGDTSGDSDKEIKLIVYHWLTVLFIVLGAFLLIILLCVCCCQCCPQRCCCYVRCPCCPRQCCCPEKAVMQHRMMKEAQKAMSPWMNGGQPVYAPMSSHSSYQMNPMLYAGPNSGKMSMTPMPLPTPQPHHPPSMHGNGSLAAESGRGTNHVLDYLESQVHGMDVASPLLQPQLSVAPHHQMPPPPQHMPKHVPFSAGPPSMLSALDDGPMTRRPPPSGNRWDYDDRSRPPMSRSYSHEDMLSDHGRRSNPNERAGYRPRSRSRDNLFDMPQRQERRYSPPAGRRRGSWSSANDEDSRRGGARGGRGGRSDKPPSYNEYEPGQKPPRRPDHYSDKSSRSGTIVI